One genomic window of Halorubrum hochsteinianum includes the following:
- a CDS encoding S8 family serine peptidase — protein MTDGQPRRGSVRRSPDAGGPPSRDRTVRVGVLVALGVLLVALAAGPGGVAAAGHAATGLGAADAAVDDGAPPTAEQSGSPLAGANGTVELVVRFDPVDDPAALGATDGVPPAGADATATVADLREHAAAERSAFESFAADRPGVSVEREFWLANAALVTVDADRVTAADLRAVENVTRLHENVVVEPIGSAGARQVEAEPDGRATSGLRQIGAPTAWRRFDTRGAGATVAVADTGVSRYHQDIDLAGWASFDGNGTLVSDDVSEAFDPDGHGTHVAGTVAGGNASGTHIGVAPEASLYGIDAFDENGTATFAAVVAAMEHATTTADADVLQLSLGANGTFRGFVGPVRNARATGALVVAAVGNEGANASSSPANAYDAVAVGAVDSEGTVPPFSGGQRVDAAAFGAPPDDWPDSYVVPDVSAPGVRVASAAAGTRNGYVYRQGTSMAAPHASGVAALAVAATDGRVAAPTIEAALVDTAVHPTNATEPDTRYGNGVVDAPAAVGAAVEATPPAEPTDTNDTVGGNGDGVGTGDVDGSSAGDGDTDGRAPGFGAVPALAAVVAVALASRFRVGRGRD, from the coding sequence ATGACTGACGGGCAGCCTCGGCGCGGGTCGGTACGGCGGTCGCCCGACGCCGGGGGACCGCCGTCTCGCGACCGAACGGTCCGGGTCGGTGTCCTCGTCGCGCTCGGCGTCCTCCTCGTCGCGCTCGCGGCGGGTCCCGGCGGCGTCGCGGCCGCCGGCCACGCGGCCACGGGGCTCGGGGCCGCCGACGCCGCGGTCGACGACGGAGCGCCCCCGACGGCCGAGCAGAGCGGGTCCCCGCTCGCCGGGGCGAACGGAACGGTCGAACTCGTGGTGCGGTTCGACCCGGTCGACGACCCCGCCGCGCTCGGCGCGACTGACGGGGTTCCGCCGGCGGGCGCGGACGCCACCGCGACAGTCGCCGACCTCCGCGAGCACGCCGCCGCCGAGCGGAGCGCCTTCGAGTCGTTCGCCGCCGACCGGCCCGGCGTGTCCGTCGAGCGCGAGTTCTGGCTGGCGAACGCGGCGCTCGTCACCGTCGACGCGGACCGGGTGACCGCGGCCGACCTGCGCGCGGTCGAGAACGTCACGCGGCTCCACGAGAACGTCGTCGTCGAGCCGATCGGATCCGCGGGCGCGCGGCAGGTCGAGGCGGAGCCGGACGGCCGGGCCACGTCCGGACTGCGGCAGATCGGCGCGCCGACCGCGTGGCGGCGGTTCGACACCCGGGGCGCGGGCGCGACCGTCGCGGTCGCCGACACCGGCGTCAGTCGGTATCATCAGGACATCGATCTCGCTGGGTGGGCGTCGTTCGACGGGAACGGGACGCTCGTGAGCGACGACGTGTCGGAGGCGTTCGACCCCGACGGCCACGGGACCCACGTCGCGGGGACGGTCGCGGGCGGGAACGCCTCGGGGACGCACATCGGCGTCGCGCCCGAAGCGAGCCTCTACGGGATCGACGCCTTCGACGAGAACGGGACGGCGACGTTCGCGGCGGTCGTTGCCGCGATGGAACACGCGACGACGACGGCCGACGCCGACGTGCTCCAGTTGAGCCTCGGCGCGAACGGGACGTTCCGCGGGTTCGTCGGCCCGGTCAGGAACGCCCGCGCGACGGGCGCGCTCGTGGTCGCGGCGGTCGGCAACGAGGGCGCGAACGCCTCCTCGTCGCCAGCCAACGCGTACGACGCGGTCGCCGTGGGCGCGGTCGATTCCGAGGGGACCGTCCCGCCGTTCTCCGGCGGCCAGCGGGTCGACGCGGCCGCGTTCGGCGCGCCGCCGGACGACTGGCCGGACTCGTACGTCGTGCCCGACGTGAGCGCGCCCGGCGTCCGGGTCGCGAGCGCCGCGGCGGGCACCCGGAACGGCTACGTCTATCGACAGGGGACGAGCATGGCCGCGCCGCACGCGAGCGGGGTCGCCGCGCTCGCGGTCGCCGCCACCGACGGCCGGGTCGCCGCCCCGACGATCGAGGCCGCGCTCGTCGACACCGCGGTCCACCCGACGAACGCGACGGAGCCCGACACCCGGTACGGGAACGGTGTCGTCGACGCGCCCGCCGCCGTGGGGGCCGCGGTTGAGGCGACGCCGCCCGCGGAGCCGACCGACACGAACGACACGGTCGGGGGGAACGGTGACGGAGTCGGGACGGGCGACGTCGACGGGTCCAGCGCGGGAGACGGCGACACCGACGGACGAGCGCCCGGATTCGGCGCGGTCCCCGCGCTCGCAGCGGTCGTCGCCGTCGCGCTCGCGAGCCGCTTCCGGGTCGGACGCGGCCGCGACTGA
- a CDS encoding DEAD/DEAH box helicase family protein has protein sequence MTDETGDSAGSDEEGPVDERVDGGDGGDSDADAVPDDSEDAPEDLSIDRFHEALEAEERPVATASEVARRLGTTQAAARDALGALVDRGDVDRLDVEADPVVFYPRDWGALASRERVVVFPKRREIVVDRPTQYTRARLSQFANLVDTTGTEPGTRGYLYRIRQEDVWAAPFDDADALVGALRSVLPRRYEHLEAWVRDQWRRAHRFRLYTHADGYVVLEAASENLMGNVADQHLDDDHLRAPISDTEAWVNEDAVAVVKRALYDAGYPVEDDRDLETGDPVEIDLTTELRDYQQTWVDQFLDRKSGVYVGPPGSGKTVAAIATIAAVGGETLILVPSRELADQWREELLEHSTVDPADIGLYHGGTKEVRPVTIATYQIAGMDRHRSLFDSREWGLICFDEAHHVTAPVYSRTAELQSKHRLGLSATPVSETGSEEEIYTLIGGPIGADWDALFEAGFVQEPEVEIRYVPWRDELAESEYAAADGRERRRVAAENPAKIEELRYLLAAHRDKKALVFVEYLDHGNAIADALDAPFISGETPHHERAELFRRFRAEGADAEDAGDDLDVLVVSRVGDEGIDLPNAELAVVASGLGGSRRQGSQRAGRTMRPTGSALVYVLATRGSSEEEFAQRQMRHLGRKGVRVRETNVAE, from the coding sequence ATGACCGACGAAACCGGCGATTCCGCCGGATCCGACGAGGAGGGCCCAGTCGACGAGCGCGTCGACGGCGGGGATGGTGGCGACAGCGACGCGGATGCCGTCCCCGACGACTCCGAGGACGCCCCCGAAGACCTCTCGATCGACCGCTTCCACGAGGCGCTCGAAGCCGAGGAGCGCCCGGTCGCGACCGCGAGCGAGGTCGCCCGGCGGCTGGGGACCACGCAGGCGGCGGCCCGCGACGCGCTCGGCGCGCTCGTCGACCGCGGCGACGTGGACCGGCTCGACGTCGAGGCGGATCCCGTCGTCTTCTACCCGCGCGACTGGGGCGCGCTGGCGAGCCGCGAGCGCGTCGTCGTCTTCCCGAAGCGCCGCGAGATCGTCGTCGACCGGCCGACGCAGTACACCCGGGCGCGGCTCTCGCAGTTCGCGAACCTCGTCGACACCACCGGCACCGAGCCGGGGACCCGGGGATACCTCTATCGGATCCGACAGGAGGACGTGTGGGCCGCGCCGTTCGACGACGCCGACGCGCTCGTGGGCGCGCTCCGCTCGGTGCTGCCGCGACGCTACGAGCACCTCGAAGCGTGGGTGCGCGACCAGTGGCGGCGCGCGCACCGCTTCCGGCTGTACACCCACGCGGACGGCTACGTCGTCCTCGAAGCCGCCTCCGAGAACCTGATGGGCAACGTCGCCGACCAGCACCTCGACGACGACCACCTCCGCGCGCCCATCTCGGACACCGAGGCGTGGGTCAACGAGGACGCGGTCGCCGTGGTCAAGCGCGCGCTCTACGACGCCGGCTACCCCGTCGAAGACGACCGCGACCTGGAGACCGGCGACCCCGTCGAGATCGACCTGACGACCGAACTGCGCGACTACCAGCAGACGTGGGTGGACCAGTTCCTCGACCGCAAGTCCGGCGTGTACGTCGGGCCGCCCGGCTCCGGGAAGACCGTCGCCGCCATCGCGACGATCGCCGCGGTCGGCGGCGAGACGCTGATACTGGTCCCCTCCCGCGAGCTGGCGGATCAATGGCGCGAGGAGCTCCTAGAGCACTCCACGGTCGACCCCGCGGACATCGGACTGTACCACGGGGGAACGAAAGAGGTCCGACCGGTGACGATCGCGACCTACCAGATCGCCGGGATGGACCGCCACCGCTCGCTGTTCGACTCCCGCGAGTGGGGGCTGATCTGCTTCGACGAGGCGCACCACGTCACCGCCCCCGTCTACTCCCGCACCGCCGAGCTACAGAGCAAACACCGGCTCGGGCTCTCGGCGACGCCCGTCAGCGAGACCGGCAGCGAGGAGGAGATCTACACCCTGATCGGGGGGCCGATCGGGGCCGACTGGGACGCCCTCTTCGAGGCCGGCTTCGTCCAGGAGCCGGAGGTGGAGATCCGGTACGTCCCGTGGCGCGACGAACTGGCCGAAAGCGAGTACGCCGCCGCCGACGGCCGGGAGCGCAGACGCGTCGCGGCCGAAAATCCCGCGAAGATCGAGGAGCTCCGCTACCTGCTCGCGGCCCACCGGGACAAGAAGGCGCTCGTCTTCGTCGAGTACCTCGACCACGGGAACGCCATCGCGGACGCGCTCGACGCACCCTTCATCAGCGGCGAGACGCCCCACCACGAGCGCGCCGAACTGTTCCGGCGGTTCCGCGCGGAGGGGGCCGACGCCGAAGACGCCGGCGACGACCTCGACGTCCTCGTCGTCTCCCGGGTCGGCGACGAGGGGATCGACCTCCCGAACGCCGAACTCGCGGTCGTCGCGAGCGGACTGGGGGGCTCCCGGCGGCAGGGCTCGCAGCGCGCCGGCCGGACGATGCGGCCGACGGGCTCCGCGCTCGTCTACGTCCTCGCGACCCGCGGGTCGAGCGAGGAGGAGTTCGCCCAGCGGCAGATGCGTCACCTCGGTCGGAAGGGCGTCCGCGTCCGCGAGACGAACGTCGCGGAGTAG
- a CDS encoding sugar phosphate isomerase/epimerase family protein, with the protein MVDCAVQLYTLRGLDASVPERLELVADAGFDGVEFAYRVREESPEAVREALDRTGLDAAAAHVSIDALEDDYAATTDFYDRLGVDLLVIPWLDPSRFETAATVDAVATRLSDLAAALDRDGFRLAYHTHDHEFVALGGGSDPDASGTDPDASGTALDALLARTDERLGFEPDAGWAAVAGVDPAALIDRYADRITHVHVADADVDRGASVALGEGDVDLDAVVASARAADAAWLVYEHDDPRSPRSSIERGAAALRDALR; encoded by the coding sequence ATGGTCGACTGCGCCGTCCAACTGTACACGCTTCGCGGCCTCGACGCGTCGGTCCCCGAGCGCCTCGAACTGGTCGCCGACGCGGGGTTCGACGGGGTCGAGTTCGCCTATCGGGTCCGAGAGGAATCGCCCGAGGCCGTCCGCGAGGCCCTCGATCGGACCGGCCTCGACGCGGCCGCCGCGCACGTCTCAATCGACGCGCTGGAGGACGACTACGCGGCGACGACCGACTTCTACGACCGGCTCGGCGTCGACCTGCTCGTGATCCCGTGGCTCGACCCGAGCCGCTTCGAGACGGCGGCGACCGTCGACGCGGTCGCGACCCGGCTGAGCGACCTCGCCGCCGCCCTCGATCGCGACGGGTTCCGGCTGGCGTACCACACGCACGACCACGAGTTCGTCGCGCTCGGCGGCGGGAGCGACCCCGACGCGAGCGGGACCGACCCCGACGCGAGCGGGACCGCCCTCGACGCGCTGCTCGCGCGCACGGACGAGCGACTCGGCTTCGAACCGGACGCCGGCTGGGCCGCGGTCGCCGGCGTCGACCCCGCGGCGCTGATCGACCGCTACGCGGACCGGATCACGCACGTTCACGTCGCCGACGCCGACGTGGACCGGGGCGCTTCCGTCGCGCTCGGCGAGGGGGACGTGGACCTCGACGCGGTCGTCGCGAGCGCCCGCGCCGCCGACGCGGCGTGGCTCGTGTACGAGCACGACGACCCGCGGAGTCCGCGATCGTCGATCGAGCGGGGCGCGGCGGCGCTCCGGGACGCCCTGCGGTGA
- a CDS encoding thiamine pyrophosphate-binding protein produces MDSDDPASRDEAADDEAPAADDPTVAEAVVDAMLDRGVDTVFGIPGKQTLPLNRALADRDARFVVARHETAVPHQAWGYAETSEPGGMAATCVVPGPGDTNAMNGLKNALNDCVPLLHLAVETERSVRGGDGIHETPPETYDTVVKENVTVDSPSGAVPAVVEAIRTAREHPQGPVRVGIPKDALASRTPQPAVGDRDPSPPPTPPADAMREVTDLLAEASSPVVLAGGGVRRSGASDALRAAAERLDAPVVTTYKGKGTLPESHPLSAGVLCGGASAELRDLLADADVGLVVGSDLDAVATASWSVSMPETLVHVTLDGDDVGFGYETDRGVVADADRFLRALDDRLGGDERAADHERFADGASDAPSGAERAESVRAADRERFAALSAGDAGDDDRADAPLRSVEVLSAVRDAVPEEAVVTADAGGFRLWTLVSFPAFGPRSYVNPGSWATMGTGLPSAMGAKLANPDRDVVALTGDGGLMMCVHELHTLASEGIDVTVVALNNDDYAIISEEASRSYDFPEGSYGWAETGLDLVAVASGMGLPAERVRERDAVGDAVERARARDGPALVEVVTDPAEPQASEWMTGPRPGE; encoded by the coding sequence ATGGACTCGGACGACCCCGCCAGTCGCGACGAGGCCGCGGACGACGAAGCCCCCGCCGCCGACGATCCGACCGTCGCCGAGGCGGTCGTCGACGCCATGCTCGACCGCGGCGTCGACACCGTCTTCGGCATCCCCGGCAAACAGACCCTCCCGCTGAACCGGGCGCTCGCCGACCGCGACGCGCGGTTCGTCGTCGCCCGCCACGAGACCGCCGTCCCCCACCAGGCGTGGGGGTACGCCGAGACGAGCGAGCCGGGCGGGATGGCGGCCACCTGCGTCGTCCCCGGGCCGGGCGACACGAACGCGATGAACGGGCTGAAGAACGCACTGAACGACTGCGTCCCGCTCCTCCACCTCGCGGTCGAGACGGAGCGGTCGGTCCGCGGCGGCGACGGGATCCACGAGACGCCGCCGGAGACGTACGACACGGTCGTCAAGGAGAACGTCACCGTCGACTCGCCGTCGGGCGCGGTCCCCGCCGTCGTCGAGGCGATCCGCACCGCCCGCGAACACCCGCAGGGGCCGGTCCGCGTCGGCATCCCGAAGGACGCCCTCGCGAGCCGGACGCCGCAGCCGGCGGTCGGCGACCGCGACCCGTCGCCCCCGCCGACGCCGCCCGCCGACGCGATGCGCGAGGTCACCGACCTGCTCGCCGAGGCGTCGTCGCCCGTCGTCCTCGCCGGCGGCGGCGTCAGGCGGTCCGGCGCGAGCGACGCCCTGCGCGCGGCCGCCGAGCGACTGGACGCGCCGGTGGTGACCACCTACAAGGGGAAGGGGACGCTCCCCGAGAGCCACCCCCTGTCGGCCGGCGTCCTCTGTGGCGGTGCCAGCGCGGAGCTCCGCGACCTCCTCGCGGACGCCGACGTCGGCCTCGTCGTCGGCTCCGACCTCGACGCGGTCGCGACCGCCTCGTGGTCCGTCTCGATGCCGGAGACGCTGGTCCACGTCACGCTCGACGGCGACGACGTGGGGTTCGGCTACGAGACCGACCGCGGCGTCGTCGCCGACGCCGACCGCTTCCTGCGCGCGCTCGACGACCGGCTCGGGGGCGACGAACGAGCCGCTGACCACGAGCGATTCGCGGACGGCGCGTCCGACGCCCCCTCCGGCGCGGAGCGCGCGGAGTCCGTCCGCGCCGCCGACCGCGAGCGGTTCGCGGCGCTGTCTGCGGGAGACGCGGGTGACGACGACCGCGCCGACGCCCCGCTCCGGTCGGTCGAGGTCCTCTCGGCGGTGCGCGACGCGGTCCCCGAGGAGGCGGTCGTCACCGCCGACGCGGGCGGATTCCGGCTGTGGACGCTCGTCTCGTTCCCGGCCTTCGGGCCGCGGTCGTACGTCAACCCCGGCTCGTGGGCCACGATGGGCACCGGGCTGCCGTCGGCGATGGGCGCAAAATTGGCGAACCCCGACCGCGACGTGGTCGCGCTCACCGGCGACGGCGGGCTCATGATGTGCGTTCACGAGCTTCACACGCTGGCGAGCGAGGGGATAGACGTCACCGTGGTCGCACTCAACAACGACGACTACGCGATCATCAGCGAGGAGGCGTCGCGGTCGTACGACTTCCCCGAGGGGAGCTACGGCTGGGCGGAGACCGGGCTCGACCTCGTCGCGGTCGCGTCGGGGATGGGCCTGCCGGCGGAGCGCGTCCGCGAGCGCGACGCGGTCGGCGACGCCGTCGAGCGCGCCCGCGCCCGGGACGGCCCGGCGCTCGTCGAGGTCGTCACCGACCCGGCCGAGCCGCAGGCGAGCGAGTGGATGACCGGGCCGCGACCCGGGGAGTGA
- a CDS encoding Gfo/Idh/MocA family protein: MTHPNDVAVGIVGLGGIGSHHATRLTERGATLVGGMDVDADARARFHEEFGVPAYEDETALFDDCDAVLVTTPNRFHEEYATAALSAGLDVLIEKPLAHTLESAERIADAARDAEGFCMVGFNNRFAEPAQVIKHYQDEGRFGETTHVEANYVRRRGVPGRGSWFTSADVAGGGALIDIGVHAIDLALYFLDHPEVVEVSGQTRSEFGGRDDYAYVHMWGDDSGPEEFDVDDSASAFLRAADGSTVSLEVAWATNRPPTEEFVVRGTEAGATFDRANDDLTVHEAGVGGGHHLSDTEIETRDGDAHAAEQATFLEGVAAGETPAINTVEEALRVQRVIDAVYRSADRGEAVRLD, from the coding sequence ATGACGCATCCGAACGACGTCGCCGTCGGGATCGTCGGCCTCGGCGGCATCGGGTCCCACCACGCGACGCGGCTGACCGAGCGCGGCGCGACCCTCGTCGGCGGGATGGACGTCGACGCCGACGCCCGCGCGCGTTTTCACGAGGAGTTCGGCGTCCCCGCCTACGAGGACGAGACCGCCCTCTTCGACGACTGCGACGCCGTGTTGGTCACGACGCCGAACCGCTTCCACGAGGAGTACGCGACCGCGGCGCTGTCGGCCGGGCTCGACGTCCTCATCGAGAAGCCGCTGGCGCACACGCTGGAGAGCGCCGAGCGCATCGCCGACGCCGCCCGCGACGCCGAGGGATTCTGTATGGTCGGGTTCAACAACCGGTTCGCGGAGCCGGCGCAGGTGATCAAACACTATCAGGACGAGGGACGGTTCGGCGAGACCACCCACGTCGAGGCGAACTACGTACGCCGGCGCGGCGTCCCCGGGCGCGGCTCGTGGTTCACCTCGGCCGACGTCGCCGGCGGCGGCGCGCTCATCGACATCGGCGTCCACGCGATCGACTTGGCCCTCTACTTCCTCGATCACCCCGAGGTCGTCGAGGTCTCCGGACAGACGCGCTCCGAGTTCGGCGGCCGCGACGACTACGCGTACGTCCACATGTGGGGCGACGACTCGGGTCCCGAGGAGTTCGACGTGGACGACTCCGCGTCGGCGTTCCTCCGCGCCGCCGACGGCAGCACCGTCTCGCTGGAGGTCGCGTGGGCGACGAACCGCCCGCCCACCGAGGAGTTCGTGGTCCGCGGCACCGAGGCGGGCGCGACGTTCGACCGCGCGAACGACGACCTGACGGTCCACGAGGCGGGCGTCGGCGGCGGCCACCACCTCTCGGACACCGAGATCGAGACGCGCGACGGCGACGCCCACGCCGCCGAGCAGGCGACGTTCCTCGAAGGGGTCGCCGCGGGCGAGACCCCCGCGATCAACACCGTCGAGGAGGCGCTCCGCGTCCAACGCGTCATCGACGCCGTCTACCGCTCCGCCGACCGGGGCGAGGCCGTGCGGCTGGACTGA
- a CDS encoding PQQ-binding-like beta-propeller repeat protein → MRPSSSGAAASGDSRAPETAANVAETADKTAETARDEPGVRRRSVLTAGVAGVFAGLSGCLGDGDRSLPSTPSGSWPQHMRDGANTGATAATAPSRGNLAWTSDAFTRWPPVAVDDEVYVGNVDPSPGPKVVALDATDGSERWRVDIEEAGHYTSAVVGDYLVAAYGDRVVALDRESGDREWTETLSGTLSYTEITAVPAESLVLIPRRSGGEGGLTALDAATGEERWAEPLPGSVEDPPAVRGDGVFVAADSALYRLDIADGSEAWRRNVGSVALGPSATAAGLLVAADGDLAVRDPDTGDRLRALDGYDGEVHGVAVADGTAYWLTDERLAAVDVANGTEVWRLDAAGSQEGLCVGRETVVAPVRYEGFDLETAWPAVAAFDRDTGDVRWYYHIDGFDVMFTTPPVLVDGAVYVAANTIDAVGALGDVPPSDESGLL, encoded by the coding sequence ATGAGGCCCTCCAGCAGCGGCGCGGCGGCGTCCGGTGACTCGCGAGCGCCGGAGACGGCAGCGAACGTGGCAGAGACGGCCGACAAAACGGCGGAAACGGCACGAGACGAACCGGGCGTGAGACGGCGCTCGGTCCTGACGGCAGGCGTCGCCGGCGTGTTCGCCGGACTCAGCGGCTGTCTCGGTGACGGTGACCGGTCGCTCCCGTCGACGCCCTCCGGGTCGTGGCCGCAGCACATGCGCGACGGGGCGAACACGGGGGCGACGGCGGCGACCGCCCCGTCGCGCGGGAACCTCGCGTGGACCTCGGACGCGTTCACGCGGTGGCCGCCCGTCGCGGTCGACGACGAGGTGTACGTCGGGAACGTCGACCCGAGCCCCGGTCCGAAGGTCGTCGCGCTCGACGCGACCGACGGCTCCGAGCGCTGGCGCGTCGACATCGAGGAGGCGGGCCACTACACCTCGGCCGTCGTCGGGGACTACCTCGTCGCCGCGTACGGCGACCGGGTCGTCGCCCTCGACCGCGAGTCGGGCGACCGGGAGTGGACCGAGACGCTGTCGGGCACCCTCTCCTACACTGAGATCACCGCCGTCCCCGCGGAGTCGCTCGTCTTGATCCCCCGCAGGTCCGGGGGGGAGGGTGGTCTCACCGCGCTCGACGCCGCGACCGGGGAGGAGCGGTGGGCCGAACCGCTCCCGGGCTCCGTCGAGGACCCGCCCGCGGTCCGGGGGGACGGCGTGTTCGTCGCCGCGGACTCGGCGCTGTACCGGCTCGATATCGCGGACGGAAGCGAGGCGTGGCGTCGAAACGTCGGGAGCGTCGCGCTCGGCCCCAGCGCGACCGCCGCGGGACTCCTCGTCGCCGCCGACGGCGACCTCGCGGTCCGGGACCCCGACACCGGAGACCGACTCCGGGCGCTCGACGGGTACGACGGCGAGGTCCACGGCGTCGCGGTCGCGGACGGGACCGCGTACTGGCTGACCGACGAGCGCCTCGCGGCGGTCGACGTCGCGAACGGGACCGAAGTGTGGCGTCTCGACGCCGCGGGCTCTCAGGAGGGGCTCTGCGTCGGCCGGGAGACCGTCGTCGCGCCGGTCAGGTACGAGGGATTCGACTTGGAGACCGCGTGGCCCGCGGTCGCCGCGTTCGACCGCGACACCGGGGACGTGCGTTGGTACTATCACATCGACGGGTTCGACGTGATGTTCACGACGCCCCCGGTGCTCGTCGACGGCGCGGTGTACGTCGCCGCTAACACCATCGACGCCGTCGGCGCGCTCGGGGACGTACCGCCGTCTGACGAGTCTGGACTCCTCTGA